In Sphingobium sp. B2D3C, a genomic segment contains:
- a CDS encoding aldehyde dehydrogenase family protein: protein MADIERRSVPVRNPRSGAVDFMMEIATAADVAAKADRLRRNQQAWGTKPLAERIGVMQRWLGEVAKRASAIAEADAIDTGGCHTSYLQGFITMGNIGGWIEDAQAALDAASYAGPSKAMPQVEVRTQFVPYPLVGVIGPWNAPMMLVLLDAIPALFAGCAVLIKPSEVTPRWVQPLFEAVAQVPELAGVFDYVQGDGETGRAIIDTVDLVCFTGSVPTGRKIAVQCAERLIPCYLELGGKDPVIITETADLERATTAVLRGAVHANGMVCFSVERIYVAEAIHDAFVALLVEKAQKVRLNSDDPRAGHLHPFTFAPQAQIVERHIADAVGKGAKVLTGGAVEQIDGGLYMRPTVLTGVTHEMLVMRDETFGPILPVMPFKTVEEAIALANDTIFGLTANVVAGSAEEAMAIGLQINAGSVFMQDTFLTFAKNRTVGSNAFGASGVGGGSRTGPEAILRYVRRKALLTNHGEPADIQNDHHLGKPGGH from the coding sequence ATGGCGGATATCGAACGGCGCAGCGTGCCCGTGCGCAACCCACGCAGCGGCGCGGTCGACTTTATGATGGAAATTGCGACGGCGGCGGACGTGGCGGCGAAGGCTGACCGTCTCCGGCGCAACCAGCAGGCCTGGGGCACCAAGCCGCTCGCCGAGCGCATCGGCGTCATGCAGCGCTGGCTGGGCGAGGTCGCCAAGCGCGCCAGCGCCATCGCCGAGGCTGATGCGATCGATACGGGCGGGTGCCACACTTCCTATCTCCAGGGCTTCATCACCATGGGCAATATCGGCGGCTGGATCGAGGACGCGCAGGCCGCGCTCGATGCGGCAAGCTATGCCGGTCCCTCCAAGGCCATGCCGCAGGTGGAGGTGCGCACGCAATTCGTGCCCTATCCGCTGGTCGGCGTGATTGGCCCTTGGAACGCCCCGATGATGCTGGTGCTGCTCGATGCCATTCCGGCCCTGTTCGCCGGTTGCGCCGTGCTCATCAAACCCTCGGAAGTGACGCCGCGCTGGGTGCAGCCGTTGTTCGAGGCCGTGGCGCAGGTGCCGGAACTGGCCGGCGTGTTCGATTATGTTCAGGGCGATGGCGAGACGGGCCGGGCTATCATCGACACGGTCGATCTCGTCTGCTTCACGGGCAGCGTACCCACCGGCCGCAAGATCGCCGTGCAGTGCGCCGAGCGCCTGATCCCCTGCTATCTGGAACTGGGCGGCAAGGATCCGGTGATCATCACGGAAACCGCCGATCTGGAGCGGGCGACCACCGCTGTCCTGCGCGGCGCCGTTCATGCCAATGGCATGGTCTGCTTCTCGGTCGAGCGCATCTACGTCGCCGAGGCCATCCACGATGCCTTCGTCGCGCTTCTCGTTGAGAAGGCGCAGAAGGTCCGCCTCAACAGCGACGATCCGCGTGCCGGGCATCTCCATCCCTTTACCTTCGCGCCGCAGGCGCAGATCGTCGAGCGGCATATTGCCGATGCGGTCGGGAAGGGGGCGAAGGTCCTCACCGGCGGGGCGGTCGAGCAGATCGACGGCGGCCTTTACATGCGCCCGACCGTGCTGACCGGCGTCACCCATGAAATGCTGGTCATGCGGGACGAGACCTTCGGGCCGATCCTGCCGGTCATGCCGTTCAAGACGGTTGAGGAGGCGATTGCCCTCGCCAACGACACCATTTTCGGCCTTACCGCGAACGTCGTCGCCGGAAGCGCGGAAGAAGCGATGGCGATCGGCCTGCAGATCAATGCCGGCTCCGTGTTCATGCAGGATACTTTCCTGACCTTCGCCAAGAACCGCACGGTCGGAAGCAATGCCTTTGGGGCCTCCGGCGTGGGCGGCGGCTCGCGCACCGGCCCCGAGGCGATCCTGCGCTATGTGCGCCGCAAGGCTCTGCTCACCAATCATGGCGAGCCGGCCGATATCCAGAACGATCACCATCTTGGAAAACCGGGAGGACACTGA
- a CDS encoding nuclear transport factor 2 family protein has product MAWELSALDRLEIQELYSRYAWGIDLADEETAMSTFAQDAWFDHLWQGRVQGHEAILENLRSLWNDRQSWWYGRQHIMNTLIMDPRPEQGEVDVRCFFQILQFQTDYHTNFVFGIGTRQDHVTKKEGVWRFQSLHVNAWTAADQVPWKGEILLKKKPSHQAPPVAGKK; this is encoded by the coding sequence ATGGCATGGGAACTGAGCGCACTCGACCGGCTCGAAATTCAGGAGCTTTATTCGCGCTACGCCTGGGGCATCGACCTCGCCGATGAAGAGACGGCGATGTCGACCTTCGCGCAGGACGCCTGGTTCGATCATCTCTGGCAGGGCCGGGTGCAGGGCCATGAGGCGATCCTGGAGAATCTGCGCTCGCTGTGGAACGACCGGCAGAGCTGGTGGTACGGGCGCCAGCACATCATGAACACGCTGATCATGGACCCACGCCCGGAGCAGGGCGAGGTGGACGTGCGCTGCTTCTTCCAGATTCTCCAGTTTCAGACCGATTATCACACCAACTTCGTGTTCGGCATCGGCACCCGGCAGGACCATGTGACCAAGAAGGAAGGCGTGTGGCGGTTCCAGTCGCTGCACGTCAACGCCTGGACCGCCGCCGATCAGGTGCCGTGGAAAGGCGAGATCCTGCTCAAGAAAAAGCCGAGCCATCAGGCTCCGCCGGTCGCGGGGAAGAAGTGA
- a CDS encoding MFS transporter: MNRFDVEDFIDRSRISATQIMALLVCVLVCFIDGFDIFMIGKIAPAIAADFGETSEAMTKVFVYQQIGLAIGAFSIAPLADRFGRRFMLMVSCLIFGTITIGSIHAQTLTQLAVLRGIAGVFMAAGLPMAMALISELTPKRKRSTLISLALVGFSTGSAASGVVAAWLLDSYGWESGFWIGGLVPITCAVLLFLIVPESLKFRAERNPSDQRIATTIRKIDRNVDLRGDELFVIESGGAKGRKAKLSDVFSEGRLTMTALVWAACTLSMTNTALLSAWMPTFFLEMAGVPIQDFAKVAMIGYLGGVAGTLSIGWLMDRMRPALLIACFYVMLAVTINLLGWVPFYSAFFVVALLTWQFFQTGGQSGLNTMIAQVYPPRMRSTALGWAGGAGRIGGIVAPIAGGFALAQHYSLQLTLALTAALPLGTAILMFALAYIRRQEEAKDREPVALAH; encoded by the coding sequence ATGAACAGGTTTGACGTCGAAGACTTCATCGATCGGTCGCGGATCAGCGCCACCCAGATCATGGCGCTGCTCGTCTGCGTTCTGGTCTGCTTCATCGACGGGTTCGATATCTTCATGATCGGCAAGATCGCGCCGGCCATCGCTGCAGATTTCGGAGAGACCTCCGAGGCGATGACCAAGGTGTTCGTCTATCAGCAGATCGGCCTCGCCATTGGTGCCTTCAGCATCGCCCCGCTGGCGGACCGGTTCGGACGGCGGTTCATGCTCATGGTCTCCTGCCTCATCTTCGGCACGATCACCATCGGCAGCATCCATGCCCAGACGCTCACGCAGCTGGCTGTTCTGCGCGGCATTGCCGGCGTGTTCATGGCGGCGGGCCTGCCCATGGCCATGGCGCTGATCTCCGAGCTGACCCCCAAGCGCAAACGCTCGACGCTGATCTCTCTGGCGCTTGTCGGCTTCTCGACCGGCAGTGCCGCCAGCGGCGTCGTCGCGGCGTGGCTGCTGGACAGCTATGGCTGGGAAAGCGGCTTCTGGATCGGCGGCCTCGTGCCGATTACCTGCGCGGTGCTGCTCTTCCTGATCGTGCCGGAATCGCTCAAGTTCCGGGCCGAGCGCAACCCGTCCGACCAGCGGATCGCGACCACGATCCGCAAGATCGACCGCAATGTCGACCTGCGGGGCGACGAACTGTTCGTGATCGAGAGCGGTGGCGCCAAGGGGCGCAAGGCCAAGCTGTCCGACGTGTTCTCCGAGGGTCGCCTGACCATGACGGCACTGGTCTGGGCTGCCTGCACCCTCAGCATGACCAACACGGCCCTGCTTAGCGCCTGGATGCCGACATTCTTCCTCGAAATGGCCGGCGTCCCCATCCAGGATTTCGCGAAGGTCGCCATGATCGGCTATCTCGGCGGGGTCGCGGGCACGCTCTCCATCGGCTGGCTGATGGACCGGATGCGCCCTGCCCTGCTCATCGCCTGCTTCTATGTGATGCTGGCCGTGACCATCAACCTGCTGGGCTGGGTGCCCTTCTACTCCGCCTTCTTCGTGGTCGCGCTGCTCACCTGGCAGTTCTTCCAGACCGGCGGACAGTCCGGCCTCAACACGATGATCGCCCAAGTCTATCCGCCCCGGATGCGCAGCACGGCATTGGGCTGGGCCGGTGGCGCCGGGCGCATTGGCGGCATCGTGGCGCCGATTGCGGGCGGCTTCGCGCTCGCCCAGCACTACTCGCTGCAACTCACCCTCGCGCTGACGGCAGCGCTACCGCTTGGCACCGCGATCTTGATGTTCGCCCTCGCCTATATCCGCCGCCAGGAAGAGGCGAAGGATAGAGAGCCCGTCGCGCTCGCGCATTGA
- a CDS encoding NAD(P)-dependent alcohol dehydrogenase: protein MQITAAVSRGNQPAPVLETLELEAPRAGEMLVRMVAVGICHTDLHEHPGRHAPHPIVLGHEGAGVVEALGEGVRGFAVGDHVLLSGSSCGVCPSCVAGRPTYCDLAMPMNFGGKRLDGSTALACGDERIHSHFFGQSSFATHSIVPERTAVKVDKDIPLELLAPLGCGVITGAGSVIEALKVGAGDTIAIFGVGGVGLSAVMAAKLVGAKRIVAVDINPGRLELARELGATDAIRSDGEDVAKQIRAVTGRGVDFTFNTTTVPAVHTMALECLAMNGIAGFVAAPRGEWAPAMFPMLAGGKQLRGILGGDANPRTFLPMLIDYWRQGRFPFDRLIETYAFDEIGKAFHDCEAGTVIKPVLKVGDAA from the coding sequence ATGCAGATCACCGCTGCCGTCAGTCGCGGCAATCAGCCGGCGCCCGTGCTTGAAACGCTGGAGCTGGAAGCACCGCGCGCGGGCGAGATGCTCGTGCGTATGGTCGCTGTCGGCATCTGCCACACCGATTTGCATGAGCATCCGGGGCGTCACGCGCCGCATCCCATCGTGCTCGGCCATGAGGGCGCGGGCGTGGTAGAGGCGCTGGGTGAGGGCGTGCGCGGTTTCGCCGTGGGCGACCATGTGCTCCTCTCGGGCAGCAGCTGCGGCGTGTGCCCCAGTTGCGTGGCCGGACGTCCGACCTATTGCGATCTGGCGATGCCGATGAACTTCGGCGGCAAGCGCCTCGATGGCTCGACGGCGCTGGCGTGCGGGGATGAGCGCATCCACTCGCATTTCTTCGGCCAGTCTTCGTTCGCGACGCACAGCATCGTGCCGGAGCGCACGGCGGTGAAGGTGGACAAGGATATTCCGCTGGAACTGCTGGCCCCGCTCGGCTGCGGAGTCATCACTGGCGCCGGATCGGTGATCGAGGCGCTGAAGGTGGGGGCAGGGGATACCATCGCCATCTTCGGGGTCGGCGGCGTCGGCCTCTCTGCGGTGATGGCCGCCAAGCTGGTGGGCGCGAAGCGGATCGTCGCGGTGGACATCAACCCAGGCCGGCTTGAGCTTGCGCGCGAACTGGGCGCGACCGATGCGATCCGCTCGGACGGCGAGGACGTCGCCAAGCAGATCCGCGCGGTTACCGGTCGCGGCGTGGATTTCACCTTCAACACCACCACCGTGCCGGCAGTCCACACCATGGCACTGGAATGCCTCGCCATGAACGGGATCGCCGGCTTCGTCGCGGCGCCTCGGGGGGAATGGGCGCCCGCCATGTTCCCCATGCTCGCGGGTGGCAAGCAGTTGCGCGGCATCCTCGGCGGCGACGCCAATCCGCGCACCTTCCTGCCGATGCTGATCGATTACTGGCGGCAAGGACGCTTCCCGTTCGATCGGCTGATCGAGACCTACGCCTTCGATGAGATCGGCAAGGCGTTTCATGATTGTGAGGCGGGCACGGTGATCAAGCCGGTGCTCAAGGTTGGAGATGCTGCATGA
- a CDS encoding MarR family winged helix-turn-helix transcriptional regulator produces MRVFLRKPGFLLNRIDQIANALYGSVACGGETLSQAEMMLAIAERPGSDQVRLARACGSDTSTTAIVLQNLELTGLIARQQDERDRRRSLPVLTAAGEARMDEIRSSFAQLQALLLDPLSDDERAVAMAQLSSLVEAGNDGAPRWDRQDSYLANVPSMLFRRALQILHAHFSEQVAPMAVTLRQFSAMVILDLHGGLSQVEFARVYGLDPSTCAIVLKKLAQRGWLQAVPSPQDRRKTLYFVTEEGRHQIDRLQASADATEDAVRSNISARAFEALLSPLQSVVRAHSAILRYPGFFPWDNETPQSC; encoded by the coding sequence ATGCGGGTGTTCCTGCGCAAGCCGGGGTTTCTGCTCAATCGCATCGATCAGATCGCCAATGCCTTGTATGGATCGGTGGCCTGCGGGGGCGAGACCTTGTCGCAGGCGGAAATGATGCTGGCGATTGCCGAGCGTCCGGGGAGCGATCAGGTCCGCCTCGCGCGGGCTTGTGGGAGTGACACGTCGACCACGGCGATTGTGCTGCAGAACCTCGAACTGACGGGCCTCATCGCCCGCCAACAGGATGAGCGGGATCGGCGGCGCAGTCTGCCCGTGCTGACGGCGGCCGGGGAAGCGCGCATGGACGAAATCCGGTCGTCCTTCGCCCAGCTTCAGGCGTTGCTGCTCGATCCGCTGAGCGATGACGAGCGCGCGGTAGCCATGGCGCAGCTCTCCAGCCTGGTGGAGGCCGGCAATGACGGCGCGCCGCGGTGGGACAGGCAGGACTCCTATCTGGCCAATGTGCCCAGCATGTTGTTCCGCCGCGCGCTGCAGATCCTCCATGCGCATTTCAGTGAGCAGGTCGCGCCGATGGCGGTGACCCTGCGCCAGTTCTCCGCGATGGTGATACTCGATCTGCATGGCGGCCTGAGCCAGGTGGAATTCGCGCGGGTCTACGGGCTTGATCCCTCGACCTGTGCGATCGTCCTCAAGAAGCTCGCCCAGCGGGGGTGGTTGCAGGCTGTGCCCTCGCCACAGGATCGTCGCAAGACGCTCTATTTCGTGACCGAGGAGGGCCGGCACCAGATCGATCGCCTCCAGGCCAGCGCGGATGCGACGGAAGATGCGGTGCGATCCAACATATCCGCGCGCGCCTTCGAAGCGCTGCTCTCGCCCTTGCAATCAGTGGTGCGCGCGCACTCGGCGATCCTGCGCTATCCGGGCTTTTTCCCCTGGGACAATGAAACGCCGCAATCCTGTTGA
- a CDS encoding alpha/beta hydrolase — MTPEIRKQLEAFGTELTPDMMGGTQGIYRALQPGLPAGARVTRDHQYGPDARNRLDIFTRDGLSGAPVLVFVHGGGFVMGDKTTEGSPFYDNIGSFAVDEGYVGVTMTYRLAPAATWPAGGEDVANAVIWLRENVAQFGGDPDRIFVMGQSAGAVHVADCVARFSPQIAGALMCSGIYDVAAAEPNQFQKSYYGEDPAGWAQASTVAGLLTSKIPLFFSVCEFDPVPFQQQAASLAARYAITNKAFPRLHWLGGHNHLSPVLEIGTPDSDLEHHIMNFIATV; from the coding sequence ATGACCCCCGAAATCCGCAAACAGCTTGAAGCGTTCGGCACGGAACTGACCCCGGACATGATGGGCGGCACGCAGGGAATCTACCGCGCCCTGCAGCCGGGCTTGCCGGCGGGCGCAAGGGTGACGCGCGACCATCAATATGGTCCGGATGCGCGCAATCGGCTGGATATCTTCACGCGGGACGGGCTTTCCGGCGCGCCGGTGCTGGTGTTCGTCCATGGCGGCGGCTTCGTGATGGGCGACAAGACCACCGAAGGCTCGCCCTTTTACGACAATATCGGCAGCTTCGCCGTGGATGAGGGCTATGTCGGCGTCACCATGACCTACCGCCTCGCGCCTGCCGCCACCTGGCCGGCCGGCGGTGAGGACGTCGCCAATGCCGTCATCTGGCTGCGCGAGAATGTGGCGCAATTCGGCGGCGATCCGGATCGCATCTTCGTGATGGGGCAGTCGGCGGGCGCGGTGCACGTGGCCGATTGCGTCGCACGCTTCTCGCCGCAGATTGCCGGCGCGCTGATGTGCTCGGGGATTTACGACGTGGCCGCGGCCGAGCCGAACCAGTTCCAGAAATCCTATTATGGCGAGGACCCGGCCGGCTGGGCGCAGGCGTCCACCGTGGCCGGGCTGCTCACCAGCAAGATCCCGCTGTTCTTCTCGGTCTGCGAGTTCGATCCGGTGCCGTTCCAGCAGCAGGCCGCGAGCCTGGCTGCCCGCTACGCCATAACCAACAAGGCCTTTCCAAGGCTGCATTGGCTGGGAGGCCACAACCACCTGTCACCTGTGCTCGAGATCGGGACGCCAGACAGCGACCTTGAGCATCACATCATGAACTTCATCGCCACCGTCTGA
- a CDS encoding nuclear transport factor 2 family protein has product MTEDDYADYIARFNANDFEGFGRYYCDDVVFNLGEKRQIIGRSAILDFYREVKSKVRETLDILAVAAGPDTLACHVRTEFYGLEDWPDFIAGPLMKGQTLNIESLGFYYLRDGKFAQILGARYKTLPATAAV; this is encoded by the coding sequence ATGACCGAGGACGACTATGCCGACTACATCGCCCGCTTCAATGCGAACGATTTCGAAGGTTTCGGCCGCTATTATTGCGATGACGTGGTGTTCAACCTGGGCGAAAAGCGTCAGATTATCGGTCGTTCCGCCATTCTGGATTTCTACCGCGAAGTGAAGTCGAAGGTTCGCGAAACGCTCGACATTCTCGCCGTCGCAGCCGGTCCGGACACCCTCGCCTGCCATGTTCGCACCGAATTCTATGGCCTGGAAGACTGGCCAGACTTCATCGCCGGCCCCTTGATGAAGGGGCAAACCCTCAACATCGAGAGCCTTGGCTTCTATTATCTGCGCGACGGCAAGTTCGCGCAGATTCTCGGCGCGCGGTACAAGACGCTGCCCGCCACAGCTGCTGTTTGA
- a CDS encoding carotenoid oxygenase family protein, with protein MVEPIQFPDVELYRGWGEPMRANIELRGLELISGAIPDGLEGGLYRVGADRQYPSGRTDDIFIDGEGQMHMIRFKDNQADYVVKWVETDRYKAQKAARRGLFGSYRNRYTVDESAKEIHLGTANTTAMFHAGHLYALKEDDLPYEIDPDTLETKGRVDFDGQILSETFTAHPKVDPITNELLAFGYQAKGDATKDFVFYVFGPDRKIKTEIWFEMPYAACVHDFAITDEWVVVPFFPLITDLDVVKQGGPYYQWHPDQPVHVALVPRYGKAEDIRWFKGPTGSAGHMMNAYREGTKVHLDLCYYDGNCFPFFTTPQGEETAPVPPFLTRMTFDLASNEDSFTTQRLLNIPGEMPRTDDRYQGRPYRYGFLLARAQDGSSGTARFDNQTGEFQIWKPGPGDSVQEAQFVPRTPDAPEGDGWLLVLVARGAKNRSDLAILDAQNLAAGPVALLKLPVRVRSTFHGTWVPEETLKSGQYNMKLSSAA; from the coding sequence ATGGTCGAACCCATTCAATTTCCCGATGTCGAGTTGTATCGCGGCTGGGGCGAGCCGATGCGCGCCAATATCGAGCTGCGTGGGCTGGAGCTGATTTCCGGCGCCATCCCCGATGGGCTGGAAGGCGGCCTGTATCGCGTCGGCGCCGACCGGCAATATCCCTCCGGCCGCACCGATGACATCTTCATCGATGGCGAAGGCCAGATGCACATGATCCGCTTCAAGGACAATCAAGCGGACTATGTCGTCAAATGGGTCGAGACGGATCGCTACAAGGCGCAGAAGGCCGCCCGTCGCGGGCTCTTCGGCAGCTACCGCAACCGCTATACGGTCGATGAAAGCGCGAAGGAAATCCATCTCGGCACGGCCAACACCACGGCGATGTTCCATGCCGGCCATCTCTATGCGTTGAAGGAGGACGACCTCCCTTACGAGATCGACCCCGACACGCTGGAAACCAAGGGCCGCGTGGATTTCGACGGACAGATATTGTCCGAGACGTTTACGGCGCATCCCAAGGTAGACCCGATCACCAACGAACTGCTGGCGTTCGGCTATCAGGCCAAGGGCGATGCGACCAAGGACTTCGTGTTCTACGTCTTCGGGCCGGATCGCAAGATTAAGACCGAGATCTGGTTCGAGATGCCCTATGCAGCCTGCGTCCATGATTTCGCGATCACGGATGAATGGGTGGTCGTGCCGTTCTTCCCGCTCATCACCGATCTCGATGTGGTGAAGCAGGGCGGGCCTTATTATCAGTGGCATCCCGACCAGCCGGTGCATGTCGCGCTGGTGCCGCGTTATGGCAAGGCGGAGGATATCCGCTGGTTCAAGGGGCCGACCGGCAGCGCCGGTCACATGATGAATGCCTATCGCGAGGGCACGAAGGTCCACCTCGACCTGTGCTATTATGATGGCAACTGCTTCCCCTTCTTCACCACGCCGCAGGGCGAGGAGACGGCGCCGGTTCCGCCATTCCTCACGCGCATGACCTTCGATCTCGCCAGCAATGAGGACAGCTTCACCACGCAGCGTCTGCTGAACATTCCGGGCGAGATGCCGCGCACGGACGATCGCTATCAGGGGCGGCCCTATCGCTATGGCTTCCTGCTCGCACGCGCACAGGATGGATCGAGCGGCACGGCGCGGTTCGACAACCAGACAGGCGAGTTCCAGATCTGGAAGCCCGGCCCGGGCGACAGCGTGCAGGAGGCGCAGTTCGTGCCGCGCACGCCGGATGCGCCGGAAGGCGATGGATGGCTGCTCGTGCTGGTCGCACGCGGTGCGAAGAACCGCAGCGATCTGGCCATTCTCGACGCGCAGAATCTGGCGGCGGGGCCGGTTGCGCTGCTCAAGCTGCCCGTCCGCGTCCGCTCGACCTTCCACGGCACCTGGGTGCCGGAGGAGACGCTCAAGAGCGGCCAGTATAATATGAAGCTCAGCTCGGCGGCCTGA
- a CDS encoding TonB-dependent receptor has product MSFSLRNKLLGMAGASVFAVSIAAPAQAQDDAAAQAQPQRAGVEEIVVTATRSATNLQETPLAITAVTANALTDRAINNIQDVAAIVPNASFAAANASFGRAVQAYIRGIGQYDFNLAFEPGVAFYVDDQYYALLAGSTFDLLDLERVEVLRGPQGTVFGRNAIGGAVNLISKAPDATPSAYVEATVGSYNRTDLRAGFNVPLSENLFFRVSGVSKKRKGYQKLLDFRCDMVRQGTPGLAGRFPSLDPSDGFLSGASQTDCELGRYGGESVVALRGALRYAGTGIDLTLSADYTNDDSPAVANKQLRIVPSAATQALDAAVYQPLWGVSYDSRFLTNSPYTTYATYCDPIPAGTNIAGTYYNGGSDRGGQCFDRKAVIENYGFSGKAVVDLTQDLTLTVLGSYRNVFTTAINDTDGSPLSLQTTKSIITHEQWTVEPRLNYTSPQFDVTAGLFYYKGKGLTTSNVSIPFLNFQQNARISVDSEAKAAYAQAQVRPLDRLQLTAGLRYSEDTKDTLFNNGQGGIIRPVLVKDDRIDYRFGADYKLTDSVMVYGSIASGYRPGAFNPRPFQASQLVPVAAEEMVAYELGFKGDFFDRRLRLNVAGFYSDYSSRIVSQSGSECINNGTTGVCTLAGTQVDPAVTGGNELCRAYNPATDGAVNLAQGIGVACISKTNYVNSPGKVKGFEVELEARPVDGLTFNLAGGYTHFDAPELRNDPLVVNQTPVYVPQWTGSAGIQYEIPVEQLGGSITPRIDGFYQSKISFNSRSPIAQIPGRAVFNGRISYQNDAGDLTVAVGATNLFNKQYYYNIFDLVPFGQPTTEAQPGRPREWYLSVRKNF; this is encoded by the coding sequence ATGTCGTTTTCGTTGAGGAACAAGCTTCTGGGCATGGCGGGTGCGTCCGTCTTTGCCGTGAGCATCGCAGCGCCCGCACAGGCGCAGGACGATGCCGCTGCCCAGGCGCAGCCCCAGCGCGCCGGTGTCGAAGAGATCGTCGTGACCGCGACGCGCTCGGCCACCAACCTGCAGGAAACGCCGCTGGCCATCACCGCCGTGACCGCTAATGCGCTGACCGATCGGGCGATCAACAACATTCAGGACGTTGCGGCCATCGTGCCGAACGCCAGCTTTGCGGCAGCGAACGCCTCTTTTGGCCGCGCCGTGCAGGCCTATATCCGCGGCATCGGCCAGTATGACTTCAACCTGGCGTTCGAGCCGGGCGTGGCGTTCTATGTCGATGACCAATATTATGCACTGCTCGCCGGCTCGACCTTCGATCTGCTCGACCTTGAGCGCGTCGAAGTGCTGCGCGGTCCGCAGGGTACGGTGTTCGGCCGCAACGCCATTGGCGGCGCCGTCAACCTGATTTCCAAGGCACCCGATGCCACCCCTTCGGCCTATGTCGAAGCGACCGTGGGCAGCTACAACCGCACCGACCTGCGCGCCGGATTTAACGTGCCGCTCTCGGAGAACCTCTTCTTCCGCGTCTCAGGCGTTTCGAAGAAGCGCAAGGGCTACCAGAAGCTGCTCGACTTCCGTTGCGACATGGTGCGTCAGGGCACGCCGGGCCTCGCCGGCAGGTTCCCCTCGCTCGATCCCTCGGACGGCTTCCTCTCCGGCGCCTCGCAGACCGATTGCGAACTGGGCCGTTATGGCGGTGAAAGCGTTGTCGCCCTGCGCGGCGCGCTGCGTTACGCCGGCACCGGCATCGACCTGACGCTCTCGGCGGACTACACCAACGATGATTCCCCGGCGGTGGCAAACAAGCAGCTCCGCATCGTGCCGAGCGCAGCCACGCAGGCGCTTGATGCGGCCGTTTATCAGCCGCTGTGGGGTGTCAGCTATGACAGCCGCTTCCTCACCAACAGCCCTTACACCACCTATGCCACCTATTGCGATCCGATCCCGGCTGGGACCAACATCGCCGGCACTTATTATAACGGTGGGTCGGACCGTGGCGGCCAGTGCTTCGATCGCAAGGCTGTGATCGAGAATTACGGCTTCAGCGGCAAGGCCGTGGTCGATCTGACCCAGGATCTGACGCTCACCGTGCTGGGCAGCTATCGCAATGTCTTCACGACGGCCATCAACGATACCGACGGGTCGCCGCTGAGCCTGCAGACGACGAAGTCCATCATCACGCATGAGCAGTGGACGGTGGAGCCGCGCCTCAACTACACCAGCCCGCAGTTCGATGTGACCGCCGGTCTGTTCTACTACAAGGGCAAGGGCCTCACGACGTCCAACGTCTCGATTCCGTTCCTCAACTTCCAGCAGAACGCCCGCATCAGCGTGGATAGCGAAGCCAAGGCCGCTTATGCTCAGGCGCAGGTTCGTCCGCTCGATCGCCTGCAGCTCACCGCTGGCCTGCGTTACTCGGAGGATACCAAGGACACGCTGTTCAACAACGGCCAGGGCGGCATCATTCGCCCCGTGCTCGTCAAGGACGACCGCATCGATTACCGCTTCGGCGCGGACTACAAGCTGACCGATTCCGTGATGGTCTATGGCTCGATCGCTTCGGGCTATCGTCCCGGTGCGTTCAACCCGCGTCCGTTCCAGGCCTCGCAGCTCGTGCCCGTCGCGGCCGAGGAAATGGTCGCCTACGAACTCGGCTTCAAGGGTGACTTCTTCGACCGCCGCCTGCGCCTGAACGTGGCCGGCTTCTACTCGGATTACTCCTCGCGCATTGTCTCGCAGAGCGGTTCGGAGTGCATCAACAACGGCACGACCGGTGTCTGCACGCTCGCCGGGACGCAGGTCGATCCGGCTGTGACCGGCGGCAACGAGCTGTGCCGCGCCTATAATCCGGCGACGGACGGTGCGGTCAACCTGGCGCAGGGCATTGGCGTGGCTTGCATCTCCAAGACCAACTACGTCAATTCTCCGGGCAAGGTGAAGGGCTTCGAGGTCGAGCTGGAGGCCCGTCCGGTCGATGGCCTGACGTTCAATCTCGCGGGCGGTTACACGCACTTCGATGCGCCGGAACTGCGCAACGATCCGCTCGTGGTGAACCAGACGCCGGTTTATGTGCCGCAGTGGACGGGTTCGGCTGGCATCCAGTACGAGATCCCGGTCGAGCAGCTGGGCGGCTCCATCACGCCGCGGATTGACGGCTTCTATCAGTCGAAGATCTCGTTCAACTCGCGCAGCCCGATCGCCCAGATCCCCGGCCGCGCCGTGTTCAACGGGCGGATCAGCTACCAGAACGATGCGGGCGACCTGACAGTGGCGGTCGGTGCGACCAACCTGTTCAACAAGCAGTACTACTACAACATCTTCGATCTGGTGCCCTTCGGCCAGCCCACCACGGAAGCCCAGCCGGGCCGTCCCCGCGAGTGGTATCTCTCGGTTCGCAAGAACTTCTGA